In Vigna unguiculata cultivar IT97K-499-35 chromosome 3, ASM411807v1, whole genome shotgun sequence, a single genomic region encodes these proteins:
- the LOC114175268 gene encoding zinc finger BED domain-containing protein RICESLEEPER 3-like — translation MDEHESNTSPPPSKDHETQNVCNNEFENVDAVEEDMDDSVKLRESSCSKKSEKSRTSYVWKYFTRVGVGDDGKERAKCNGCNKKYVIGSKNYGTSHLKRHMEKCSKLKFEDVRQMIVDGQGKLKARRIDPMVSRLKALGDSLDHIRESIKYVKGSESRMMKFKQCIEKLWDIDAKTALCIDVPTRWNSTFFMLESALKYKRVFGSLHLVDENYKYCLCDEKWKRVKKICVFLLPFYEITNMISATSYPTSNLYFLQVWNIQTLLLESLKYEDEVIRDMAERMLVKFDKYWDKYSTVLAFGAILDPRMKLKTLGYCYEKIDPLTWEAKLEKIKEKLYKLFSEYCSKSDTSNPLKRKHSDMHMSTTSSSIDSIKSNALHELKQCKIQASVNTGKNQLDIYLDEPTLDADITESMDALEWWKSNSQRFSDLSIMARDLLSIPITIVASESAFSIGSRILNKYRSRLLSKHVEAIICTSSWMHGFREYDDDVDDNGIAEGSTSKAASNNPGTELDIDEN, via the exons ATGGATGAGCATGAGTCTAATACTAGTCCTCCTCCAAGTAAAGATCATGAAACTCAAAATGTGTGTAATAATGAGTTTGAGAatgttgatgcagttgaagAGGATATGGATGATAGTGTAAAACTTAGAGAATCCTCTTGTAGTAAGAAAAGTGAGAAGTCAAGAACTTCTTATGTGTGGAAATATTTTACAAGGGTTGGGGTTGGTGATGATGGAAAAGAGAGGGCAAAGTGTAATGGGTGCAACAAAAAGTATGTTATTGGTAGTAAAAACTATGGCACATCTCATTTGAAGCGTCACATGGAGAAATGTAGTAAACTTAAATTTGAAGATGTTAGGCAAATGATAGTGGATGGGCAAGGAAAGTTAAAAGCTAGAAGAATAGATCCAATGGTTTCCC GACTAAAGGCTCTTGGTGATTCATTAGATCATATTAGGGAGAGCATAAAGTATGTAAAGGGTTCTGAAAGTAGGATGATGAAGTTTAAACAATGCATTGAAAAATTATGGGACATTGATGCAAAAACTGCTTTGTGTATAGATGTTCCTACAAGGTGGAACTCTACTTTTTTTATGCTTGAAAGTGCCCTCAAATATAAACGAGTGTTTGGAAGTTTGCACTTGGTTGATGAGAATTATAAGTATTGTCTGTGTGATGAGAAAtggaaaagagtgaaaaaaatCTGTGTTTTCTTATTGCCCTTTTATGAGATTACAAATATGATTTCTGCCACAAGCTACCCTACATCAAACTTGTACTTTTTACAAGTGTGGAACATCCAAACCCTTTTACTGGAAAGCTTAAAATATGAAGATGAAGTTATCAGAGATATGGCTGAAAGGATGTTGGTAAAGTTTGATAAATACTGGGATAAATATAGCACTGTCCTTGCATTTGGGGCAATTTTAGACCCAAGGATGAAGTTGAAAACATTGGGCTATTGCTATGAGAAGATAGATCCTCTAACTTGGGAAGCAAAGTTAgaaaagattaaagaaaaattgtacAAGTTGTTCTCTGAATATTGCTCCAAGAGTGACACTTCCAATCCCCTAAAGCGTAAGCATAGTGATATGCATATGTCAACAACATCATCCTCAATTGATTCTATAAAGTCTAATGCACTTCAT GAATTAAAACAATGCAAGATTCAAGCTTCTGTTAATACGGGAAAGAACCAACTTGACATATACTTGGATGAGCCAACATTGGATGCTGATATTACTGAAAGTATGGATGCTCTTGAATGGTGGAAGAGTAATAGTCAACGTTTCTCAGATTTGTCAATCATGGCTAGGGACTTGTTGAGCATCCCAATCACTATTGTTGCATCTGAATCTGCTTTCAGCATTGGTTCAAGGATCTTGAATAAGTATAGAAGTCGTCTATTGTCAAAACATGTTGAAGCAATTATTTGTACTAGCAGCTGGATGCATGGGTTTCGAGAATATG ATGATGATGTTGATGACAATGGAATAGCTGAGGGGAGTACTTCTAAGGCTGCATCTAATAACCCTGGCACTGAATTGGATATTGATGAAAACTGA